In the Gemmatimonadota bacterium genome, CGCGTGTTGATCGAACCGAGCCGCCCCGTCATCGTCGCCTCCTTCGAGCCCGTGGCCCCGAAGAAGTCGCCGTGCACGTTGCGCAGCGAGGCGCGCGTGTTCTGGTCGAGGAAGAGCGCCGTGTCGGCGAACACCTCGGCGCGCAGCAGGCCGCCGTCGGTCACGAGGGTCCGGAAGCCGAACGCCACCTGGTCGGCCGAGTCGAGGATCGCGAGCTCGTCCGTGCCGACAGCCGGCTCCCCGCCGGGACTCGAACAGGCGCCCGCACTCGCGGCGGCGGCCAGCGCCAGCACCGCGACGAGGCGCGGCATGCCATGCAGGTGACGCCGCATCAGACCGCTCCCGCGCGCATGAGGTCGTGCAGGTGCACCACCCCCACCACGCGCTCCGCGTCGTCGAGCACCGGCAGGGCGATGATGCCCTTCGTCTCCATCAGGTGCACCGCGGCGCTGCCGAGCTCGTCGGCGCGGATCGACTTGGGCGTGCGCGTCATGACGCGTTCGACGGGGATGGGGAAGATCTCCTGTTCCTGCTCCATGAGGCGCGAGAGGTCTCCGGTGGTGATGACGCCGAGCAACCGGCCATCCGGCGCGGCGATCACGCAGATACCCCGCCGCTCGGCGAGTTGCACCACCGCCTCGCGCATGGTCGCCGTGCCGGGCAGGATCGGGAGGGCGTCGCTCACCATCACGTCGCGCACGCGGAGCAGCAGCTTCCGTCCCAGCGACCCGCCCGGATGGAACCGCGCGAAGTCCTCCCGCCGGAACCCCTTCTCCTCCAGCAACGCCACCGCGAGCGCGTCC is a window encoding:
- the lptC gene encoding LPS export ABC transporter periplasmic protein LptC, yielding MRRHLHGMPRLVAVLALAAAASAGACSSPGGEPAVGTDELAILDSADQVAFGFRTLVTDGGLLRAEVFADTALFLDQNTRASLRNVHGDFFGATGSKEATMTGRLGSINTRANVLEAWGNVVITSVDGRVLKTSMIRYIQSQNLVMSDSAFVLTEPGEKEMRGIGFRTDPSLNAVQVLQVERGRGGAVRLPDGA